The Streptomyces sp. NBC_01244 genome contains a region encoding:
- a CDS encoding pentapeptide repeat-containing protein yields the protein MARNGQQQTVKAARRPEVRLPELSGWEDAGPGLEPDGDYDGLELVEVDLAGANGRGARFMDCALRRCVLDETGLAKARILDSVLDGVRGVGTDLSEASLRDVELLDARLGGVQLHGAVLERVLVRGGKIDYLNLRTARLKDVVFEGCVLVEPDFAGAVLERVEFRDCELRAVDFTGARMADVDLRGVAELEIARGVDALAGAVISPAQLFGLAPAMAAQLGLRVVP from the coding sequence ATGGCGCGAAACGGGCAGCAGCAGACGGTGAAGGCGGCGCGGCGGCCGGAGGTGCGGTTGCCGGAGCTGAGCGGGTGGGAGGACGCGGGGCCGGGGCTGGAGCCGGACGGGGACTACGACGGGCTGGAGCTCGTCGAGGTGGACCTGGCGGGCGCGAACGGGCGCGGGGCCCGGTTCATGGACTGCGCGCTACGGCGCTGCGTGCTGGACGAGACCGGCCTGGCCAAGGCGCGCATCCTGGACTCGGTGCTGGATGGCGTCCGGGGGGTGGGGACGGACCTGTCGGAGGCTTCGCTGCGCGACGTGGAACTGCTGGACGCCCGGCTGGGCGGGGTGCAGCTGCACGGGGCGGTGCTGGAGCGGGTGCTCGTACGCGGGGGCAAGATCGACTACCTGAACCTGCGCACGGCGCGCCTCAAGGACGTGGTCTTCGAGGGGTGCGTGCTGGTGGAGCCGGACTTCGCGGGCGCGGTGCTGGAGCGGGTGGAGTTCCGGGACTGCGAGCTGCGGGCGGTGGACTTCACGGGGGCGCGGATGGCGGACGTGGACCTGCGGGGGGTCGCGGAGCTGGAGATCGCGCGGGGGGTGGATGCGCTGGCGGGGGCGGTGATCAGTCCGGCGCAGCTCTTCGGCCTGGCGCCGGCGATGGCCGCGCAGCTGGGGCTGCGGGTGGTCCCGTAG
- a CDS encoding response regulator transcription factor: MTPNENPAAEKATTILLCDDHVVVRAGLLALLGSEPDIEVLGEAGSGEEAVALAAKLRPDVVLMDLQLGEGIDGVEATRRITAAPNPPHVLVLTTYDTDADITRAIGAGATGYLLKAERPEELFAAIHSAAQGRTTLSAPVASRVMAHMRGTRPTLTDRELDILGQLARGLGNRDIARALFISEATVKTHLGRIYDKLGVDTRAGAVSVAKEQRLLP; encoded by the coding sequence ATGACCCCGAACGAGAACCCGGCCGCCGAGAAGGCGACCACCATCCTCCTCTGCGACGACCACGTCGTGGTCCGCGCCGGCCTGCTGGCCCTGCTCGGCAGCGAGCCGGACATCGAGGTGCTCGGCGAGGCGGGCAGCGGCGAGGAGGCGGTCGCGCTGGCGGCCAAACTCCGCCCCGACGTGGTCCTGATGGACCTCCAGCTCGGCGAGGGCATCGACGGCGTGGAGGCCACCCGCCGCATCACCGCCGCCCCGAACCCCCCGCACGTCCTGGTCCTGACCACGTACGACACCGACGCGGACATCACCCGGGCCATCGGCGCGGGCGCCACGGGCTACCTCCTGAAGGCGGAACGCCCGGAGGAGCTGTTCGCCGCGATCCACTCCGCCGCCCAGGGCCGCACCACGCTCTCCGCCCCCGTGGCCAGCCGCGTGATGGCCCACATGCGCGGCACCCGGCCCACCCTGACCGACCGTGAGCTCGACATCCTCGGCCAGCTCGCCCGCGGGCTCGGCAACCGCGACATCGCCCGCGCCCTGTTCATCAGCGAGGCCACCGTCAAGACCCACCTGGGCCGCATCTACGACAAGCTCGGCGTCGACACCCGCGCGGGCGCGGTCTCGGTGGCCAAGGAGCAGCGCCTCCTTCCCTGA
- a CDS encoding nuclear transport factor 2 family protein encodes MPTTDFVPERRRMLTMLGTGAAVAGLGALASTAPATAASASASASASASEELSTASYGPGPAGWAEDELAINRLLETYLFAVDTKDKTVFRTLFTDDAVLTVMAHPDGTAGIVKSGIEAVVANLDGAAAWGYSTHVTANALVRVTGRHTATGDSHATAQLVYPATATAPETVVVRGIRYRDEYVKSAGVWKIRKRVFSPLWQYNGTAVPINYPN; translated from the coding sequence ATGCCGACCACCGATTTCGTACCGGAACGCCGCCGCATGCTCACCATGCTGGGCACCGGCGCCGCCGTAGCCGGGCTCGGCGCACTCGCCTCCACGGCGCCCGCCACGGCCGCCTCCGCCTCCGCCTCCGCCTCCGCCTCCGCCTCCGAGGAGCTTTCGACCGCCTCCTACGGCCCCGGCCCGGCGGGTTGGGCGGAGGACGAGCTGGCGATCAACCGCCTGCTGGAGACCTACCTCTTCGCCGTGGACACCAAGGACAAGACGGTCTTCCGGACCCTCTTCACCGACGACGCCGTCCTCACCGTGATGGCCCACCCCGACGGCACCGCCGGCATCGTCAAGTCCGGCATCGAGGCGGTCGTCGCCAACCTCGACGGCGCGGCGGCCTGGGGCTACTCCACCCACGTCACGGCCAACGCCCTCGTCCGCGTCACCGGCCGCCACACCGCGACCGGCGACAGCCACGCCACCGCCCAGCTCGTGTACCCGGCCACCGCAACCGCCCCGGAGACCGTCGTCGTACGCGGCATCCGCTACCGCGACGAGTACGTGAAGTCCGCGGGCGTCTGGAAGATCCGCAAGCGCGTCTTCTCCCCGCTCTGGCAGTACAACGGCACGGCGGTCCCGATCAACTACCCGAACTGA
- a CDS encoding sensor histidine kinase — protein sequence MGGAGGQGEAVVAGVLRERDRLAAELHDTVAQGLTSMHLLLDAADREWTREPGRARLLVRQAAAAARENLAEARRIIRDLAPVELERGALADVLRELCAAEDGARFRLEGEPRPVPGRVEGAVLRAAQGALANVRRHARASVVVVTLTYQPYVLALDVWDDGVGFDPAAAAGHAHQGGDGHPGGDGLRLLRRRIAYLGGTATVESSPGGGGTVVSVCVPVPGPGSG from the coding sequence GTGGGGGGAGCCGGGGGGCAGGGCGAGGCCGTGGTGGCCGGGGTGCTGCGGGAGCGCGACCGGCTCGCGGCCGAGTTGCACGACACCGTGGCCCAGGGACTGACCAGCATGCACCTGCTGCTCGACGCGGCCGACCGGGAGTGGACCCGGGAGCCGGGGCGGGCCCGGCTGCTGGTCCGGCAGGCGGCCGCCGCGGCGCGCGAGAACCTTGCCGAGGCCCGGCGGATCATCCGTGACCTGGCTCCGGTGGAGCTGGAGCGGGGGGCCCTGGCCGATGTGCTGCGCGAGCTGTGCGCCGCGGAGGACGGGGCGCGCTTCCGGCTGGAGGGCGAACCCCGGCCGGTGCCGGGCAGGGTCGAGGGCGCGGTGCTGCGGGCGGCCCAGGGGGCCCTGGCCAACGTACGCCGGCACGCGCGGGCCTCGGTCGTCGTGGTGACCCTGACCTACCAGCCGTACGTACTCGCCCTGGACGTGTGGGACGACGGCGTCGGGTTCGACCCGGCCGCGGCTGCCGGGCACGCGCATCAGGGCGGGGACGGGCATCCCGGCGGGGACGGGCTGCGGCTGCTGCGCCGCCGCATCGCGTACCTGGGGGGTACGGCCACGGTGGAGAGCAGCCCGGGTGGGGGAGGGACGGTGGTGTCGGTCTGCGTGCCGGTGCCGGGACCGGGGTCGGGATGA
- a CDS encoding response regulator transcription factor produces MTPVRILLVDDHPVVRAGLRALLGGCPEFEVCGEAADGGAALRMVCELRPELVLMDIRMGPGMCGVETARRIGRLPAPPRVVVLSSYESDAYVVRAVEAGVAGYLLKGSPPDLLFQALRTVAAGESALSPSVVSRLMSRYRAPSAALTARETEILELIATGRSNREIGSALFISGTTVKTHLVHVYEKLGVENRTAAVRAAVDRGLIGLE; encoded by the coding sequence ATGACGCCGGTCCGGATCCTGCTGGTGGACGATCATCCCGTCGTGCGGGCGGGGCTGCGGGCGCTGTTGGGCGGGTGCCCCGAGTTCGAGGTGTGCGGGGAGGCCGCCGACGGGGGCGCCGCCCTGCGGATGGTGTGCGAGCTGCGGCCCGAGCTGGTGTTGATGGACATCCGGATGGGTCCGGGGATGTGTGGGGTGGAGACCGCGCGGCGGATCGGGCGGCTGCCCGCGCCGCCCCGGGTGGTCGTGCTCAGCAGCTACGAGTCCGACGCGTACGTCGTACGGGCCGTCGAGGCGGGTGTGGCGGGGTACCTGCTGAAGGGGTCCCCGCCCGACCTGCTGTTCCAGGCGCTGCGGACGGTGGCGGCGGGGGAGTCGGCGCTGTCGCCCTCGGTGGTCTCGCGGCTGATGAGCCGGTACCGGGCGCCGAGTGCGGCGCTGACGGCCCGGGAGACCGAGATCCTGGAGCTGATCGCGACGGGCCGCTCCAACCGGGAGATCGGCTCGGCGCTCTTCATCAGCGGGACCACGGTCAAGACCCACCTCGTGCACGTCTACGAGAAGCTCGGGGTGGAGAACCGTACGGCGGCCGTGCGCGCGGCCGTCGACCGGGGACTCATCGGGCTGGAGTGA
- a CDS encoding zinc-binding dehydrogenase: MRAVRLHAFGPAENLTYESVPRPVPGPGQVRIAVAAAGVHLLDTALRRGIQGPPAPLPELPTVPGREVAGTVDALGPDTDTGWLGQTVVVHLGFAPGGYAEYAVAEAARLHAVPDGLDPATAVAMIGTGRTTLGILQFTELGPGSVVLVPAAAGGIGTLLVQYAKHAGATVVALAGGPAKTARAAANGADLALDYTTPDWADTLRAHHPDGATVLFDSVGGTVARTALGLLRDGALHLVFGWSGGPLALTDTEQAGLDARGITTQHVLGPAMLRRTGGEDPLRLLETRALAEAATGRLRPALQRYPLAEAAAAHHDLETRATTGKVVLEP, translated from the coding sequence ATGCGCGCCGTCCGCCTCCACGCCTTCGGCCCCGCCGAGAACCTCACCTACGAGTCCGTCCCCCGCCCCGTCCCCGGCCCCGGCCAGGTCCGCATCGCCGTGGCCGCCGCCGGCGTCCACCTCCTCGACACCGCCCTGCGCCGCGGCATCCAGGGCCCGCCCGCACCCCTGCCCGAGCTGCCGACCGTCCCGGGCCGCGAAGTCGCCGGCACCGTCGACGCGCTCGGCCCCGACACGGACACCGGATGGCTCGGGCAGACCGTCGTCGTCCACCTCGGATTCGCCCCCGGCGGCTACGCCGAGTACGCCGTCGCCGAAGCCGCCCGACTGCACGCCGTCCCGGACGGCCTCGACCCCGCCACCGCCGTCGCCATGATCGGCACGGGCCGCACCACCCTCGGCATCCTCCAGTTCACCGAGCTCGGCCCCGGCTCCGTCGTCCTGGTCCCCGCCGCCGCGGGCGGCATCGGCACCCTGCTGGTCCAGTACGCCAAGCACGCCGGAGCCACCGTCGTCGCCCTCGCCGGCGGCCCCGCCAAAACCGCCCGCGCCGCCGCCAACGGCGCCGACCTCGCCCTCGACTACACCACCCCCGACTGGGCCGACACCCTGCGCGCCCACCACCCCGACGGCGCCACCGTCCTCTTCGACTCCGTCGGCGGCACCGTCGCCCGCACCGCCCTCGGCCTGCTCCGCGACGGCGCCCTCCACCTCGTCTTCGGCTGGTCCGGCGGCCCCCTCGCCCTCACCGACACCGAGCAGGCCGGCCTGGACGCCCGCGGCATCACCACGCAGCACGTCCTCGGCCCCGCCATGCTCCGCCGCACCGGAGGCGAAGACCCCCTGCGCCTCCTCGAAACCCGCGCACTCGCCGAAGCCGCCACCGGCCGCCTGCGCCCCGCCCTCCAGCGCTACCCCCTCGCCGAAGCCGCCGCCGCCCACCACGACCTGGAAACCCGGGCCACCACCGGCAAGGTCGTCCTGGAACCCTGA
- a CDS encoding GNAT family N-acetyltransferase yields the protein MIRSAVVSDVPVIHAMIRELAEYEKVPHEARATEEQLREALFGERPAAFAHLAVTEEGEAVGFSLWFLSFSTWRGVHGIYLEDLYVRPGVRGGGHGKALLRELARICRERGYERLEWSVLKWNEPTIAFYEALGARPQDEWSVYRLADGALAELGGA from the coding sequence ATGATCCGTAGCGCCGTCGTCAGCGACGTACCCGTCATCCACGCCATGATCCGCGAGCTCGCGGAGTACGAGAAGGTGCCGCACGAGGCGCGCGCCACCGAGGAGCAGTTGCGGGAGGCGCTCTTCGGGGAGCGGCCGGCGGCGTTCGCGCACCTCGCGGTGACGGAGGAGGGCGAGGCGGTCGGGTTCTCGTTGTGGTTCCTCAGCTTCTCGACGTGGCGCGGGGTGCACGGGATCTACCTGGAGGACTTGTACGTCCGCCCGGGCGTGCGCGGCGGTGGCCACGGGAAGGCGCTGCTGCGGGAGTTGGCGCGGATCTGTCGGGAGCGCGGGTACGAGCGGCTGGAGTGGTCGGTCCTGAAGTGGAACGAGCCGACGATCGCCTTCTACGAGGCCTTGGGTGCGCGGCCGCAGGACGAGTGGTCGGTGTACCGGCTGGCCGATGGGGCGCTGGCGGAGCTCGGGGGCGCGTAG
- a CDS encoding NAD(P)/FAD-dependent oxidoreductase has protein sequence MTINGGISFWYATDETAPAHPPRAPLTGNTTADVVIVGGGYTGLWTAYYLKTAAPDLRVTVLEQKFCGYGASGRNGGWLYNGIAGRDRYAALHGHQAAQRLQHAMNETVTEVIDTAAKEGIDADIHRGGVLEVARTPAQLSRLRAFHTAELAFGETDRELYDATDTRARINVADAVGSSWTPHGARIHPLKLVKGLAAACERLGVVIHESTPVTEIAPRRALTPYGTVRAPYVLRCTEGFTAALKGQKRSWLPMNSSMIATAPLPPETWSQLNWSDASTLGDMAHAYMYAQRTADDRIAIGGRGVPYRYGSRTDNDGRTQPATITALTNLLESFFPALTGVEITHAWSGVLGVPRDWCATVTLDAASGLGWAGGYVGSGVATANLAARTLRDLVLGDKTDLTTLPWVNHRVRRWEPEPFRWLGVQALYAAYREADRRESTTHTPTTTPLARLADRISGRH, from the coding sequence ATGACGATCAACGGCGGAATTTCCTTCTGGTACGCGACGGACGAGACCGCCCCCGCACACCCACCCCGCGCCCCGCTCACCGGCAACACCACGGCCGACGTCGTCATCGTCGGCGGCGGCTACACCGGCCTGTGGACCGCGTACTACCTCAAGACCGCCGCCCCCGACCTGCGCGTCACCGTCCTGGAGCAGAAGTTCTGCGGCTACGGAGCCTCCGGCCGCAACGGCGGCTGGCTCTACAACGGCATCGCCGGCCGCGACCGCTACGCCGCCCTCCACGGCCACCAGGCCGCCCAGCGCCTCCAGCACGCCATGAACGAGACCGTCACCGAAGTCATCGACACCGCGGCCAAGGAAGGCATCGACGCCGACATCCACCGCGGCGGAGTCCTCGAAGTGGCCCGCACCCCCGCCCAGCTCTCCCGCCTCAGGGCCTTCCACACCGCCGAACTCGCCTTCGGCGAAACGGACCGCGAGCTCTACGACGCCACCGACACCCGCGCCCGCATCAACGTCGCGGACGCCGTGGGCTCCTCCTGGACCCCGCACGGAGCCCGCATCCACCCCCTGAAGCTGGTCAAGGGCCTGGCCGCCGCATGCGAACGCCTCGGCGTCGTCATCCACGAGTCCACCCCCGTCACGGAGATCGCCCCGCGCCGCGCCCTCACCCCGTACGGCACCGTCCGCGCCCCGTACGTCCTGCGCTGCACCGAGGGCTTCACCGCCGCCCTCAAGGGCCAGAAGCGCTCCTGGCTCCCGATGAACTCCTCGATGATCGCGACGGCCCCCCTCCCCCCGGAGACCTGGTCCCAACTCAACTGGTCCGACGCCTCCACCCTCGGCGACATGGCCCACGCCTACATGTACGCCCAGCGCACGGCCGACGACCGCATCGCCATCGGCGGCCGCGGCGTCCCCTACCGCTACGGCTCCCGCACCGACAACGACGGCCGCACCCAGCCCGCCACGATCACGGCCCTCACGAACCTCCTCGAATCCTTCTTCCCGGCCCTGACGGGAGTGGAGATCACCCACGCCTGGTCCGGCGTCCTCGGCGTCCCCCGCGACTGGTGCGCCACGGTCACCCTGGACGCGGCTTCGGGCCTCGGCTGGGCCGGCGGCTACGTGGGCTCCGGCGTGGCCACGGCGAACCTCGCGGCCCGCACCCTCCGCGACCTGGTCCTGGGCGACAAGACGGACCTGACGACCCTCCCCTGGGTCAACCACCGGGTCCGCCGCTGGGAACCGGAA
- a CDS encoding aminoglycoside phosphotransferase family protein, which yields MDGATVGGAGGAGAGAGAGGSGGSGGGGFGGVPARFARAQVRDNGAAGREFVDALPGRVAAFLERWELRVTGPGMYGVTALVLPVVRADGTAAALKLPALDEENAGEALALRAWAGEGCVRLLADDAETGTLLLERLDEGRPLSAVAVRDSRRAVELVGGLLARLTAVPAPAGLRRLGDVAAAMLEAVPGALEQLGDGRERGLVADCAAALADVAGEPGDRLLHWDLHYDNVLAGGREPWLAIDPKPLAGDPGFELLPALVNDFRAREVRWRFESLAEAVGADRERARAWTLGRVLQNCLWDVEDGDRPAAVQLRVAESLLGAGRGGGNGRGRRAGS from the coding sequence ATGGACGGTGCGACGGTCGGTGGGGCGGGCGGCGCGGGTGCGGGTGCGGGCGCCGGTGGTTCGGGCGGCTCGGGTGGTGGTGGGTTCGGCGGGGTTCCGGCGCGGTTCGCGCGGGCGCAGGTGCGGGACAACGGCGCGGCGGGGCGGGAGTTCGTCGACGCGCTTCCCGGGCGGGTGGCCGCTTTCCTGGAGCGGTGGGAGCTGCGGGTGACCGGGCCCGGGATGTACGGGGTGACGGCCCTGGTGCTGCCGGTGGTGCGGGCCGACGGGACGGCGGCGGCGCTGAAGTTGCCGGCGCTGGACGAGGAGAACGCGGGGGAGGCGCTCGCGCTGCGGGCGTGGGCCGGGGAGGGCTGCGTACGGCTGCTGGCGGACGATGCGGAGACCGGCACGCTGCTGCTGGAGCGCCTCGACGAGGGCCGGCCGCTGTCGGCGGTGGCCGTACGGGATTCCAGGCGGGCGGTGGAGCTCGTCGGCGGGTTGCTGGCGCGGCTGACGGCGGTGCCGGCGCCGGCCGGGCTGCGGCGGCTCGGGGACGTGGCGGCGGCGATGCTGGAGGCGGTGCCGGGGGCGTTGGAGCAGTTGGGGGACGGCCGGGAGCGGGGGCTGGTCGCGGACTGCGCGGCGGCGCTGGCGGACGTGGCGGGGGAGCCGGGGGACCGGCTGCTGCACTGGGACCTGCACTACGACAACGTTCTGGCGGGCGGGCGCGAGCCGTGGCTGGCGATCGATCCGAAGCCGCTCGCCGGTGATCCGGGGTTCGAGTTGCTGCCGGCGCTGGTCAACGACTTCCGTGCGCGGGAGGTGCGGTGGCGCTTCGAGTCGCTGGCGGAGGCGGTGGGGGCGGACCGGGAGCGGGCGCGGGCGTGGACGCTGGGGCGGGTGCTGCAGAACTGCCTGTGGGACGTGGAGGACGGGGACCGGCCGGCGGCGGTGCAGCTGAGGGTCGCGGAGTCGTTGCTGGGGGCGGGGCGGGGCGGAGGGAACGGGCGGGGCCGGCGCGCGGGCTCGTAG
- a CDS encoding DsbA family protein, which yields MARVVVAGRLVAAVASVALLGGAVVGCGSGTGEGKAVAASEVPVRTSPIAGQLAGLPTAVDGAKIVVGKADAPRTAQVLVDPKCGYCARFEEAGGESLLKLAVAGQVKIEYLLASFLDRGGASGSVKAVNALRASADCGKFAEFHAAVFASQPKGKFTDELLLRIADRVPGLRGAEFDTAVKEQKYKGWVAEAEKGFEATGAQATPLVLVEGEPVGSKDGSLFDAGAFTRALEGVGIGATA from the coding sequence ATGGCGCGGGTTGTGGTGGCAGGGCGGCTGGTCGCGGCGGTCGCGTCCGTGGCCCTGTTGGGTGGGGCGGTCGTCGGATGCGGCTCCGGGACGGGTGAGGGGAAGGCCGTGGCGGCCTCCGAGGTTCCGGTGCGGACCAGTCCGATCGCCGGACAGCTCGCGGGGCTGCCCACGGCGGTGGACGGGGCGAAGATCGTCGTGGGGAAGGCGGACGCGCCGCGTACCGCGCAGGTGCTGGTGGATCCGAAGTGCGGTTACTGCGCGCGGTTCGAGGAGGCCGGCGGTGAATCGCTGCTGAAGCTGGCGGTGGCCGGTCAGGTGAAGATCGAGTACCTGTTGGCCTCGTTCCTGGACCGGGGTGGGGCGAGCGGTTCGGTCAAGGCGGTCAACGCGCTGCGCGCGTCGGCGGACTGCGGGAAGTTCGCGGAGTTCCACGCGGCGGTCTTCGCCAGTCAGCCGAAGGGGAAGTTCACCGACGAGCTGCTCCTGAGGATCGCGGACCGGGTGCCGGGGCTGCGCGGGGCGGAGTTCGACACGGCGGTGAAGGAGCAGAAGTACAAGGGGTGGGTCGCCGAGGCGGAGAAGGGCTTCGAGGCGACGGGTGCGCAGGCGACGCCGTTGGTGCTGGTGGAGGGGGAGCCGGTCGGGTCGAAGGACGGGTCGCTGTTCGATGCGGGGGCGTTCACGCGGGCGTTGGAGGGTGTCGGGATCGGGGCGACGGCCTAG